A stretch of DNA from Natrinema halophilum:
GCCCCTCCAGGCGAGAGGAGCAAGACCCCAGCGTATAGTTTCACCACTAGAGTCGTCAGAAGCGGGAGCACAACTCCGAACAGAAGGAGCATTCGAAGTTTTTGTTCTGCTCTCCATATCGCGTATGCATAGAAGACGCCTATCGCGACAGAGATTGCCGTCGATATGATGGCAAATTTGAACGTAAACCACATTAGGTCTTGAATATATCCGGAGGTGATGACGTCGGCGTAAGTCGATAGGGTCCACGTTCCTTCTTTGAAGGCTCCTTGAGAGGTCTGCTCGTATAGACTGATTCGCAGGAGATACAGCATCGGAACAACGAAGAATACGAGTTCGAATACTGTAACGGGAAGAAGGAGAAGCGACGATCTATTCGAGTCGTCTTTCAAGATCTCGCCAACCCGCGTAAATAGACCCGAGGATGACTTGACACTCATGACTGTACCTTGATTTTGTCCCCTGACCTATCGAAGCAGAGGAGGCCGGTCGCCTGCCACTGGAGTTCTACCGTACTCCCTTCGTCGATAGACGAATCCCCGACCGTCTTTTCGACGAACATGGAGGTGTCTCCGACATCGACGTAGTACCGGACCGTCGACCCTCGATACAGCAAATTCGTCACGGTTCCAGTGGCGGTGAAATTGTGGGATCCGTCAGCTCTGACGGTGTTCGTTTCGGCTGTTGCTGGCTCAAGGGAGAGGATTTCCGGCCGAATCGAGACGTGAATGCGGTCGCCTTCAGTGATACTTCGGTTCTGGAGCGGGATTCGTATGGGCTCACCGATACCGGTACTTACGACCACGCCGTCGGAAACCACCTGTTCGACGGACCCTTTGATAAAGTTAGTTTCCCCGAGGAACTCCTCGACGAACTTGTTTTTAGGATTGTTGTAGACTTCCCGCGGTGGACCGACCTGTACGAGTCGACCATCGTTCATGATTCCGATCTTATCGCCGATCGTGAACGCCTCGTCTTGATCGTGCGTGACGTGAATCGTCGTTCGCTGGAACTGGCTGTGGATCTCCTTGATTTCGATCTGCATTTGCTCTTTGAGCCGCTTGTCCAGATTTGAGAGCGGCTCGTCGAGCAGAAGAACGGGAGATTCCGTCGCGAGCGAACGGGCGAGTGCGACTCGCTGTTGTTGCCCCCCGCTCAGATCGGTTGGACTGGCGTCCCCGAACTCACCCATCTCCATCACCTCGAGCATTTCGCGCGCCTTTTCCCGTCGCGCTTTCTTGTCCATCCCCTGCATTTTCAGTCCGAAGGCGACGTTCTCTATCACCGACTTGTGGGGAAACAACGCCCACTCCTGGAACACCATCGAACTGTCCTGTTTGTAGGGCGGTTGGTCTGTGACTTCCGTATCGTTGATGTATACCTCGCCCTCGGTCGGCGTTTCCAACCCGGCAAGCATGCGGAGCGTCGTCGACTTTCCACAGCCGCTCGGGCCAAGCAGACAGAGTAACTCACCGGCTTCGACCGTGAGCGATACGTCTTCGACTGCGACGAGATCGCCGAAGCGCTTTGTGAGATTCTCTGTGTGTAATCCTGACATCGTAGTCTCCTTAGTTCCCAGTTTGATTTGACTTTAGCGTTTTCATTCGCTCCGAGAAATCGGAGTTGTAATCGCTCAGATATTCCCAATCCGGGAGCTGAAGTCCCTTCAGTTCCTCGTTCGTCGTCGGAATGGTTTCCGCGACGAAGTCCGGATACTCTGCGTTCTTGTTGGATTTGATCTCCCAACTGGTTTCCGACCAACTGGTCTGGATATCGGCACGAAGCAGGAAATTGAGGAATTCTTCTGCCTGTTCTTGTTTGTCCGAGCCGCGGACGAGACAATAGTCGTCGAAGTATCCACCAGTTACTTCCGGAACGACCACGTTCAGATTGAGGCTGTCGTTCGTTCGCGACTGATATGCCGCCGTAGCCCAGTAGTACTGAGCCGTATTTATGATATCGTTCCGGAAGAGTTCCCAAATTTGAGCGCCGGAAGTGAACCATTTGGTGATGTTCATCTGAC
This window harbors:
- a CDS encoding ABC transporter ATP-binding protein gives rise to the protein MSGLHTENLTKRFGDLVAVEDVSLTVEAGELLCLLGPSGCGKSTTLRMLAGLETPTEGEVYINDTEVTDQPPYKQDSSMVFQEWALFPHKSVIENVAFGLKMQGMDKKARREKAREMLEVMEMGEFGDASPTDLSGGQQQRVALARSLATESPVLLLDEPLSNLDKRLKEQMQIEIKEIHSQFQRTTIHVTHDQDEAFTIGDKIGIMNDGRLVQVGPPREVYNNPKNKFVEEFLGETNFIKGSVEQVVSDGVVVSTGIGEPIRIPLQNRSITEGDRIHVSIRPEILSLEPATAETNTVRADGSHNFTATGTVTNLLYRGSTVRYYVDVGDTSMFVEKTVGDSSIDEGSTVELQWQATGLLCFDRSGDKIKVQS